Proteins encoded together in one Heliangelus exortis chromosome 13, bHelExo1.hap1, whole genome shotgun sequence window:
- the SNX20 gene encoding sorting nexin-20 has product MDQDSHCTAERELLEAVNRITTFSTRSPEDEEQTQPKAEISCQVRKENPEKDDQQDSNASLSPNSSMTTKELQEYWRNEKRQCRQVKLLFEIPSTRIVEHHLSKYVMYKIIILQTGSFDSKKSVIERRYSDFEKLHRNLLEEFSEEMEDVSFPKKTLTGNFTEEIINERKLAFMDYLRLLYSMKYIRRSKKFIDFLIRPELQEAYGCLRGGQYTKALEILLEVIGLQERLTRRNPVSIVPTLCAIVVCHKDLENPASAFEYGEKALSRLCVHSSHRYYIPLLETMISLAYELGKDFLSLQEKLEEWKAKKDPIRVLTLKELAVREYVQ; this is encoded by the exons ATGGACCAAGACTCACACTGTACAGCAGAAAGGGAACTGTTAGAAGCTGTAAACAGAATTACTACATTTTCTACCAGAAGTCCAGAGGATGAAGAGCAAACTCAACCCAAAGCTGAAATTTCATGTcaagtgagaaaagaaaacccagaaaaagaTGACCAGCAAG ATTCCAATGCATCATTAAGTCCCAACTCTTCAATGACCACCAAGGAGCTTCAGGAATACTGGAGGAATGAAAAACGCCAGTGCAGACAAGTCAAACTCCTTTTTGAAATCCCATCAACCAGAATTGTAGAGCACCACTTATCTAAATATGTG ATGTATAAAATCATCATTTTGCAAACAGGGAGTTTTGACAGCAAGAAGTCTGTAATTGAACGGCGTTACTCAGATTTTGAGAAACTGCACAGAAATCTGCTGGAGGAATTTAGTGAAGAAATGGAAGATGTGTCCTTTCCCAAAAAAACTCTAACAGGGAActtcacagaagaaataatCAATGAGAGAAAATTAGCTTTCATGGACTACCTGAGACTTCTATATTCTATGAAATACATCCGAAGGTCGAAAAAATTTATTGACTTTTTAATAAGGCCAGAGCTTCAGGAAGCATATGGCTGCCTGCGAGGTGGCCAGTACACCAAAGCTTTGGAAATCCTTTTAGAAGTCATCGGGCTGCAGGAAAGGCTGACAAGAAGAAACCCTGTCTCGATTGTCCCAACCCTCTGTGCTATTGTGGTGTGCCACAAAGACCTGGAAAACCCTGCAAGTGCCTTTGAATATGGAGAAAAAGCTCTATCACGCCTTTGTGTGCATTCTAGCCACAGGTATTATATTCCATTGTTAGAAACAATGATCAGTTTGGCATATGAACTTGGCAaggattttctgtctttgcaagaaaaactggaagaatGGAAGGCAAAGAAAGATCCCATACGAGTTTTAACCCTGAAAGAACTTGCAGTTCGGGAGTATGTACAATGA